AGCCCACTTCCAGTTCAGTGGTCGCGTCTTTGCACCCCACCCACCAGGCCCGCTGCATTCTCGGCCAGGTTCTAGGCGCCATGGCTCCCCGCGGTAGGAAGCGGAAGGCTGAGGCCGCCATGGTCGCCGCAGCCGAGAAGCAAGAGAAGCTGGCGAACAGCGGGGAGGGAATGGAGGAGGCAACCGTTGTTATCGAGCATTGGTGAGGGGCCTGGAGGGTAACCGGGGAGAGGGAATAGTGGCGCGGCGGGGCCAGGGGCCCCGGTCTCTaacctccccttctctccctagCACGAGCTGACGCGTCTATGGGCGCAACGCCGCGGCCCTGAGTCAGGCGCTGCGCCTGGAGGCCCCAGAGCTTCCAGTAAAGGTGAACCCGACCAAGCCCCGGAGGGGCAGCTTCGAGGTGACGCTGCTGCGCCCGGACGGCAGCAGTAAGTGGGGACGTGGGTGTGGGGGAGAGGGGCGGAGGGGAGAGGGACGTGGATTCCGAAGAGAGGAAGCGCTATTCTCAGAAACCGCGGCAGTCTCATGACTTCAGAGACGTGCCGGTGGATTCCGAAGTATTGTAACTTCGCTTCATTCTGTCCTTTCGCAGGTGCAGAGCTCTGGACTGGGATTAAGAAGGGGCCCCCACGCAAACTCAAATTCCCTGATCCTCAAGAGGTGGTGGAAGAGTTGAAGAAGTACCTGTCGTAGGGAGATTTGGGTGGAAGTCCTCATGCTGAGGTTTGAAATGGGAAGTGGGGGGCGCGGCCGCTGTTGAGGAAGAGAAGGGATTAATCTTGGTGTGGCTACAAGTACCCACCTGGCGtgggtagctcacgcctgcagtcccagcactctgggagatcgaggcaggagTGAAtggccaacatagggagaccccgtctatttgaggaaaaaaaaaaaaagacacaatattGTTTTCTATCTAGTGTGCCCTAAGTGCAATTTATGTTCTTTGGAAGACTGTAGTTGACTGTTGCCCTGGGGGTATGGACAAGTTTTCCATTTGGAAGTTTATTTCATGCTACTTCATTTATGTTTATCCCTACACTCTTCTGTTTGGTTCTAGGGTGTTCTGTTACTGTCCCCTGTGTTAACACTGTACTACAATACCATCACATTTAGTTACAAGGATTTTGACCTTGTCTTTGTCCCTAGTGCTTCATACAGTGTTTTGGCATGTTCTGCACTTATGTTGAGTGAGATTTGGAGGAAGGATGCAATCCTTGAGCTCCAGGGTTTGTGAGTTCAAGGGTTGGAGAACGTGTCTTCCTCAGTCCTTATCATTGCCTGGATCCTTTCTCTAACCTTATTTCCCTTCTCATTTTTGCAGCTTTGTGTCCCTGGTGATGTTGGAACATTAATGATGGAACATGGCCAAACTTCAGTCATGTGCCTGAAGCCATGGTTTCTTCCCCACCAGAAACGAAGGTTCAGTTGTGAGGCAACCCTCTAGTAAGGCATTGCAAAAGTTACTGGATTTGGtttaataaaagttgaaataaagtaTTTGAGTAATAGAGTAAAACTTAATCTTAAGGGATGGACAAAGCCAGCCTTGTGGAGTTGGTAGTCCTTGTGTTTTTCATAGCCCAAGATAGCCATATGAcctggaactttaaaaaaaaaaaattttttttaagagccagagtctcacttcgtcacccatgctggagtatagtggtgctctctgcaacctcttgtctcccaggttcaagcgattctcctgcctcagtctcctgagtagctgggatcacaggtgcacagcaccatgcctggctaatatctattttattttatttttaggaaaggcggggtttcaccatgttggccaggctggtctcaaactcctgacctcaagtgatacacctgccttgacctcccaaagtgctggagttaacAGGCatgatgagccaccacacctggcctgaccTGGAACTTTTAGGGTCTCTggtaaaacatgaaaaatacttGTAAAAATTATGGGAgcaaagtaaataatttatttttttaaaaaagcaactatCTTTTTCAACTTACTTTTTGGAAGTAATGATGGAAGTACATCTTCTTGTCCCCTGCAGAGGTTTTAGCTAGACTTCCTAATACTGGCAGTGAATAAGCCCCATGTTAGGTGCTGGACAGCATCCATCACTCCCACCCACCTAGTATTCCACCCAACACTGTTTTACACCTTCCTCTGGAACATTTTCTTAAACAGTACACCACCACAGAAGGTGTTCTTTCCCAGCTTTTCCTAAATTACCAGTGACTGGATGCCTTATGACCTGAGAGACCTGACCTTGGCTGTTACCTATGACCTACTAGAACTGGGGAGCACACAGTTTGTTTAAGTTGTCACTAACTGGAAAATAGATTACAAAGAAATAAGATGGTTCAAATTCATAATTTTCTACGTGTGGTACCCTTGGCTTCTGCCTGGCTTCCGAGGCttagggaggggaggaagggaccTACAAAGAGCCAGGGGTACACCTGCCTCTTGTGCCAAGAGGAGAGGGCATGTGCCAGCTTCTCTGTCAACAAGCCTTTTGCTAGCTAACACTTCCCACCCTCCCAGGGCCCCTCACCTGCCCTCCCCCCTCCACTATGTTAGTATATCTACCTCTGTTTCTGACTCTGAGGAAGGGTCAGGCCATACGGAGGGAACACTAGTGGGTACCAGCCTCCCCTCTGCTGTCCAGTCCACCACATCAATCTCTTCCTCTTCAGAGCTCGCAGGAAGTGAGCCTAGTAGTTCAGAGTGACCAGATACCTCCTTGCCTGCCTTGGGAGAAGGGTATAATAACTCATCTGTAGTCAGGGAGACTTCCAGCCCAgtctccacccagtttgagcagGGAGGTGAGAGGTCCCCATAAGACCTCTGGGGAATATCAAGGGAGCTGACATGGAGAAGTTTGTCTTCCTGACCATCCAGTGGCTGGGAGCTGGTAATTTCAAGGTCTGGTGTCCAAGGGCCTCCTACTGAAAGCACTTCTCCACTCACCTCAGAGGGCATGACAAGGGGGCTAAGGAGCTCAG
The genomic region above belongs to Papio anubis isolate 15944 chromosome 12, Panubis1.0, whole genome shotgun sequence and contains:
- the SELENOH gene encoding selenoprotein H; translated protein: MAPRGRKRKAEAAMVAAAEKQEKLANSGEGMEEATVVIEHCTSURVYGRNAAALSQALRLEAPELPVKVNPTKPRRGSFEVTLLRPDGSSAELWTGIKKGPPRKLKFPDPQEVVEELKKYLS